The DNA segment GGAAGGCGAGACCCACGGCCCTTGCCGGCCTTAGTTCGAGAGCAGGCTTCTCCCTTCAGGAAAAGGTCTCAGGCATGGCGGCTGTAGGATCGCGAGGCGCGCCGGCTTGCTAAGGACACGTCAGCCCTGGAGGCTGCTGACGGGTGACTGTGCTTCGGCGGGTAAAAGTGATACCACGCTGATGTGGTTCTCGGAGAAGGAACGGGGCGGGTCGTAACCGTAGCTACAACGTCGCGCACTGCCCCAGCCATTCTCTAGAGCTGGAAAATGGAGGAGGATGTGTGGGGGGAAGGGAGTCAAACTCTGGTCCTTAACTTTCTTTTCTGCGGAAGAAAATTAGATGAACCGCGCTTTTCTTTTGGGGCAGTCACAATAAATTAAACCCATTTCGTACAGAAAACTGACTGTATTGGGCCTCCTAAAGCTGCTGCTGTCGGTTTTCGTGAGTCTTGTTctatatgagaaaagaaaaatggctcGGAGCATTGTGAGTTATTTGAGATGTGCAAAATTTGCTGGGCCCAGAGAGACAGCGGTATGGGACTTTAGACGCCTCCCCCAGCATTTTATTCCTGACTAGCTGCTTCACCCATTCTGTCCGCGTTCCTGGAATTTGTCATAAAAAGAATGATGTATAGCCAATCAATCGCGtgtgttattttaatgtaaattcttggtAAACAATTTAGGAACTGCCGTTTTTTCCTCTAAAAACCCACTTGCAACTGCTGCTATTCAGGGCATTTTGAATCTGTGCTCTGGGTTGCAATCCTCaaacttggcccaaataaacACTACTTATATGAATTTTgcctcagttcttttttttttttttttttttttgagactgaatttcgttcttgttgcccaggctggagtgcaatggtgcgatctcggctcacggcaacctccgccgcccaagcgattctccttacaggtatgcaccaccacaccaggctaattttgtatttttagtagagatggggtttctccatgttggtcaggctggtctcgaactcccgacctcaggtgatccgcccttctcggcctcccaaagtgctgggattacaagcatgagccaccgtgcccggccttgccTCAGTTCTTTAGGTCGACAAATTAGTCTTCCAGTAATTTAAACGAAGTGTTTCAAAAAGGTATGTACTTGTATGTGCGTTTATTCATGTGGAAAATGAGTACGTGGTGGATTTTTATATTACTCATTTATGTATACGGTTTTCCTGTATATGTTTGTTTAGCACTTTCACTTTTCGGAATGTTTAATGTCTGctatcttattttaaatattttactacaGTTTTCATCATATAGACAAAACAGCCCTGTGCAAAGATGGTCAACGTACCTAAAACCCGGAGAACCTTCTGTAAGAAGTGTGGCAAGCATCAGCCTCACAAAGTGACACAGTATAAGAAGGGCAAGGATTCTTTGTATGCCCAGGGAAGGAGGCGCTATGATCGGAAGCAGAGTGGCTATGGTGGGCAGACAAAGCCAATTTTCCGGAAGAAGGCTAAGACCACAAAGAAGATTGTGCTAAGGCTGGAATGTGTTGAGCCTAACTGCAGATCCAAAAGAATGCTGGCCATTAAGAGGTGCAAGCATTTTGAACTGGGAGGAGATAAGAAGAGGAAGGGCCAAGTGATCCAGTTCTAaactttgagatatttttcttctaattttgaaGAGAAAATGGTGAAGCCATAGAAAAATTACCTGAGGGAAAATAAATACAGTGATATTCTTACGCAAACCTTTTGTGGTTTTTACTTATAAATAGAATTCCATGTTTAGTGTAGTCCCACCTCAAAGTTTACTaacaagtttatatatatatgaagggaaAATACTACTTtactactttttgttttctggtcAATTTCCAATGTTGAATGAATTCATAAACATTGAGCAGCTTAGAAGGATCTTTAAGATTTTGCAAGAGAAGAAACAAGATATGCTAGGCTTG comes from the Symphalangus syndactylus isolate Jambi chromosome 8, NHGRI_mSymSyn1-v2.1_pri, whole genome shotgun sequence genome and includes:
- the RPL36AL gene encoding ribosomal protein eL42-like, whose protein sequence is MVNVPKTRRTFCKKCGKHQPHKVTQYKKGKDSLYAQGRRRYDRKQSGYGGQTKPIFRKKAKTTKKIVLRLECVEPNCRSKRMLAIKRCKHFELGGDKKRKGQVIQF